A window from Salminus brasiliensis chromosome 7, fSalBra1.hap2, whole genome shotgun sequence encodes these proteins:
- the gpr27 gene encoding probable G-protein coupled receptor 27 produces MANASDPGGPQDSVQLAALGAMLCASVAGNALLCALVLKDSALHRAPYYLLLDLCAADAARAALGFPVAATATATSTVAHGARMRPWAWPWAHAWCRAAAALAALFCFHVAFVLLAASVTRYLAIAHHRFYAKRVTPCACAALVAAAWALSAAAALPPALEARGAFPRDPEHCALGHTPARPGDALGLALTLAAVVVTTHAVYAKTLCFVYGHRKMKPTQPVPAVSHNWTFHGPGATGQAAANWIAGFGRGPTPPALVGVRQAPRDAGRRLLVLDEFKTEKRIGKMFYMLTLAFLLLWAPYVVACYARVFADVPHVYLTAAVWLTFAQTAANPVICFAFNKELRVRLRACFPCCVATQTPMEPYCVI; encoded by the coding sequence ATGGCGAACGCGAGCGACCCCGGTGGACCCCAGGACTCGGTGCAGCTGGCGGCGCTCGGCGCGATGCTGTGCGCGAGCGTGGCCGGCAACGCGCTCCTGTGCGCGCTCGTGCTGAAGGACAGCGCGCTCCACCGCGCGCCCTACTACCTGCTGCTGGACCTGTGCGCGGCGGACGCGGCGCGCGCCGCCCTCGGCTTCCCCGTGGCCGCCACGGCGACGGCCACGTCCACGGTTGCGCACGGGGCGCGCATGCGCCCGTGGGCGTGGCCCTGGGCGCACGCGTGGTGCCGCGCGGCCGCCGCGCTCGCCGCGCTCTTCTGCTTCCACGTTGCCTTCGTGCTGCTTGCCGCGAGCGTCACGCGCTACCTGGCCATCGCGCACCACCGCTTCTACGCCAAACGCGTCACGCCGTGCGCGTGCGCGGCGCTCGTGGCCGCTGCGTGGGCGCTCTCGGCCGCAGCCGCGCTGCCCCCGGCGTTGGAGGCACGCGGGGCGTTCCCACGTGACCCTGAGCATTGCGCCTTGGGCCACACCCCTGCACGCCCCGGTGACGCGCTGGGCCTGGCGCTCACGCTGGCGGCCGTGGTGGTCACCACGCACGCCGTCTACGCCAAGACCCTGTGCTTCGTCTACGGGCACCGGAAGATGAAGCCCACCCAGCCGGTTCCCGCCGTCAGCCACAACTGGACGTTCCACGGACCCGGCGCCACGGGCCAGGCCGCCGCCAACTGGATTGCGGGGTTTGGCCGGGGCCCCACGCCGCCCGCACTGGTGGGCGTGAGGCAGGCCCCTCGGGACGCTGGCCGCAGGCTGCTGGTGCTGGACGAGTTCAAGACGGAGAAGCGCATCGGCAAGATGTTCTACATGCTGACGCTCGCCTTCCTGCTGCTGTGGGCGCCCTACGTGGTGGCGTGCTACGCCCGTGTCTTCGCCGACGTGCCCCACGTCTACCTCACCGCCGCTGTGTGGCTCACGTTCGCCCAGACCGCTGCCAACCCTGTCATCTGCTTTGCCTTCAATAAGGAGCTGCGGGTGAGGCTGCGGGCCTGCTTCCCCTGCTGCGTCGCCACACAGACGCCGATGGAGCCGTACTGTGTGATCTGA